From the genome of Natronogracilivirga saccharolytica, one region includes:
- a CDS encoding reverse transcriptase family protein yields MEDLLSLIKLVNEMLYGETAKAVKLKSLTYYSNPSLRGDVYEKFKIPKKSGGVRVIHSPVSGLKSIQKAIAHILQSVFEPHPNATGFVTDKSVVDNAKPHTGKNFVFNTDLKDFFPSIDKPRFWKRLQYPPFNLNRNNGRLELANRISAICFTDLEVERKVEGHWKKQVKDVLPQGAPTSPIITNIICYRLDVKLTSLAEQFGCAYTRYADDITFSSNHNIYNKDGEFRASLKKLIKEENFHVKHQKTRLNTKTERQEVTGLTVNEKVNVNRRYIKQLRHWIYFWEQYGKEKAEELILNNYKADKGHVKNGEPDIENVIDGKLRYLKMVKGANDHSYRKLQHRFEVLTGISINFNPDRLFEVWDSDGIVAAMEYYYG; encoded by the coding sequence ATGGAAGATCTCTTGTCTCTCATTAAATTGGTTAATGAAATGTTATATGGTGAAACTGCCAAGGCAGTAAAACTTAAATCACTTACTTATTATTCCAATCCAAGTTTAAGAGGTGACGTGTATGAGAAGTTCAAAATTCCCAAAAAATCGGGTGGGGTTCGAGTCATCCATTCACCAGTATCAGGATTAAAGAGTATTCAAAAAGCTATTGCGCATATCTTGCAGTCTGTATTTGAACCACATCCCAATGCCACAGGCTTTGTAACGGATAAATCCGTGGTTGACAATGCAAAACCGCATACAGGGAAGAACTTTGTTTTTAATACAGATCTGAAGGACTTTTTCCCTTCCATAGACAAGCCTAGATTCTGGAAGAGATTACAGTACCCCCCGTTTAATCTAAACAGAAATAATGGGCGTCTGGAACTTGCAAATAGAATTTCAGCTATCTGTTTTACAGATTTGGAAGTTGAAAGAAAAGTTGAGGGGCATTGGAAAAAACAAGTTAAAGATGTACTTCCTCAAGGAGCCCCAACTTCTCCAATTATAACAAATATTATTTGTTACCGACTGGATGTTAAACTAACCTCTCTTGCTGAACAGTTTGGCTGTGCATATACTCGTTATGCTGATGATATCACATTTTCATCTAATCATAATATTTATAACAAAGACGGTGAGTTCAGAGCATCACTAAAGAAATTGATTAAAGAGGAAAATTTTCATGTCAAACACCAAAAAACAAGGCTTAATACAAAAACAGAAAGACAAGAGGTTACAGGGTTAACTGTAAATGAAAAAGTGAATGTAAACCGCCGTTACATCAAACAGCTAAGACACTGGATTTATTTTTGGGAACAGTATGGAAAAGAAAAAGCAGAGGAATTGATTTTAAATAATTACAAAGCTGACAAAGGTCATGTTAAAAATGGAGAGCCGGACATAGAAAATGTAATCGATGGAAAATTACGGTATTTAAAGATGGTGAAGGGAGCAAACGATCATAGCTATAGGAAGCTTCAGCATAGATTTGAAGTATTAACAGGAATATCTATCAATTTTAATCCGGATAGGTTATTTGAGGTTTGGGACTCTGACGGGATAGTAGCAGCAATGGAGTATTATTATGGGTGA